CGGTCTGCTGGCCGCCGTGGTCATCTTCGGTCGCCGCGTGCAGCGCAACGTGTATCGCAAGGCCGACGGTCAGCCGGGCGCGGCAGGCTGGGCGCTGGAGAACCTGCGCGGCCGGTGGCGAGTGACCAACGCCGTCGCCGGGACGGCCCATCTCGACGCCGTGCACCGGGTGATCGGGAGGCCGGGCATCATCCTGGTCGGTGAGGGCGCCCCGCACCGGGTCAAGAACCTGCTCGGCCAGGAGAAGAAGCGCATCGCCCGCGTCGTCGGCGACACCCCGATCTATGACGTGATCGTCGGGAACGACGAGAAGCAGGTGCCGCTCTCCAAGATCCAGGCTCACCTGGCGAAACTGCCCCGCAACATCACGGTGGCCCAGATGGACGTCATCGAGACCCGGCTGGCCGCGCTGGCCAG
The Actinoalloteichus fjordicus DNA segment above includes these coding regions:
- a CDS encoding DUF4191 domain-containing protein, producing the protein MAPKLDKAAAKEAAKQRRQASRERRKQIFEAFKMQRREDRGLIPWMVGALLVVAGAIFGLGFIWGLQWVFLPVGIAFGLLAAVVIFGRRVQRNVYRKADGQPGAAGWALENLRGRWRVTNAVAGTAHLDAVHRVIGRPGIILVGEGAPHRVKNLLGQEKKRIARVVGDTPIYDVIVGNDEKQVPLSKIQAHLAKLPRNITVAQMDVIETRLAALASKGVPLPKGPMPQGSKMRSMQRTVRRR